The genomic window AAAAGTTTTTTTGTGTCTTTTGGAGTTGTTACATTAACGTTAGTAATAGAGAAGCTTACTGGGTTAATCTTTACACCTTTCCTTTCCAAAGTTCTCGATAAATCGGAATTTGGTCAACTCGCAACCGCTTACACATTGGCTTCCTTCGTATTATTATTTGTTATTAATGGGCAGAACAGCGCTCTTTTTAGAGAGTTGAGTTTATGGAATAAATCATTTAAGTTTGATTACTTAGAATTTAAAGTTTACAAACTTTGTTTTTTGTCATTGTTTATAGTTAATACATTAGCTTTTGCTAACTATTTTTTGTCTTATTCGAGTGAGTATTTGAACGTCGATGAGCTTATATTGTTAACAGCAATTGTGAGTGTTACTTTTGGGTTCCTATACCAGATTAAAACTTCGTTGTGGGTAATTGAAGGCAAGCATCTTAAAATTATGCTTATCGCTTGTTTTAGATTTCTGTTAATTATGTCCTCATTTTTTTTGATATATAATTTTAACGATGCTTTATTTGCAAGGCAAATAAGTGAAATATTATTTAATGTGTTTTTTGTTACTTGTGTAATATATTCATTTTATAGAAAAAAGATATATAGAAATCCGTCATTAAATAAAAGTGAGTTAAACGAGATAACTAAAGGTTGCTTTTCATATGGATGGGTAATTCAATTTAGCCAAATTGGGTTTTGGGTTATCTCATCAAGTGATAGATTGATAATTAGCGCATATTTAGGCGCTGGCGAAGTTGCCGACTATACTATAATGATGTATCTGTTAGTATTTAGTTTCGTAATAGGAAGCTTTAATACTGTGCTCTCTTCTCACTATAATAAATGTTTCTTGCAAGGACTCGATTATGACAAGCTCATTTTATTGTCAATCACTCTTGGCGCGGTATTGTATCTGCCATTTCGGTATATTATAGATTTAAACAGTCTTCGACTGGTAACACTCTATAGCTCTTTAGAGTATAAAGATGTTTCAAAAAATATAGTGCTAGTTGTGGATGTGTTATTTTTATACTTCCTTTACATATGTGTTTCAAGAGGCCTTCATGCAAGTAAATCGTCCTCTAAGATTCTTTACTTGACAATTGTTGGTGCACTTTTTAACTTTTTGATAAACATCTTTTTCGTTGAACAGTATGGTTATATTATAGGCGCATACTCATCTATGATTAGCTATGTATTAATGATTTTCGGTGCATTACTATTTAACTATAAATTAGGTATTGATCAAAGGCTTTCATTATCAGCCTGCTTAATATCTCTATTTATGTTCGGCTTATCCAACTTGATATGAAAGCTTATAATAAAATTTAAGTTTGCATACATTATTTGACGATTATGAAAAAAATTACATTTGTTTGTGCTCGTTTCCACCCTGATGTAGGAGGGGTGGAAAAGCATGTTTTAGAGTTATCAAGACAATTCACTTTAGATGGTTATAAGGTTACTGTAATAACTGTTACTAAAAATGAAAATGCTAGAAGAAATGAAAACTATGAAGGGATTAATATTATAAGAATTCTAGCTGGAAGAGATGGCATTATCAATCGATTGTATGTAAATTTTGAATTTTTGCGTTTAATTAAAGTTATAATTAAATCCGATTACGTTCATTTTCATGATTACTTTACAATCTGGGGATGGAATTTGCTATCTGTTCTTATGGCAAAGGCTATTTTTAAAAAGAAAATATATGTTACCTTCCATGGTTGGGAAGGAACTTTCCCACCTAGAAAAAGCGTTATTTTCAAAAGAAAAATTATTAATGAATTTTGTGATGGTTCTATTTCTATCGGACATTTTATAGAAAAATGGTATAGTACGACCTCTGATGTTGTCTCTTATGGAGCAACGAGCTTTACCTGTCTAGAGCATAAAAAAAAATCATATCCATTAGAAAAAAACGATGTAATAAAACTGTTATTTATCGGTAGGTTAGAGCCTGATACGGGTATTAGAGAGTATTTGGAGCAAATTTCCAATATTAGAGATACTAATGTTATAGTGGATATTTGTGGTGACGGTTCTTTACGTGATGAAGTGTTAGAATTTATTAGCAAGTCCGGAAAAAAACGAGTAATTAATTATCATGGTTTTGTTAAAGATATCGAAAGTTATATAGATAACTGTGATTTTGTTTTAACATCTGGATACCTAGGAATTCTTGAAAGCTTTGCTAGGAAAAAGTTAGTAATATCAGTGTATGACAATGAGCTAAAGCATGATTATCTCAGAATGATTCCAAATTCTCAGTCCATGCTATATATTTGTAATGCTAAGAAAACTCTTAATAATGCTTTGTTTTTAAATCAATTGGAAAAACAAAAAATGATAGAAACAGCATATGAGTTCTCATCGAATCATTCTTGGGATTCAATGCGGAAAAATTATTTAGAACTTTGGGAGAGGTAGTTTGTTTTCTTTAATCTGTACTGTTTATAATGAGCAGGAAAATATTGAGTCTTTCTTAGATAGTTACTTAAATCAGAGTTTAAAAGCTGACGAATTTATTATAGTGGATGGTGGGTCTACTGATGATACGGTAAAAATTTTAGAGAGATTTAGTAATACCTATGCTAAATTAAATATTAGAATAATTGTAGACTCTCTCTGTAACAAAAAACATTCTTCTGCTCCAATATCTCGAGGTAGAAATGTTGCTATAAAAAATACCAGGCATGAAATCATAGTTACTACTGACGCTGGTTGTACGCTAGACCCTTTTTGGTTTGAGACTTTAATAAAGCCTTATCTGGAAAAGGAATCGAACATACTGTGTACTGGCGGTGTTTATGAATCAATAACAACGACAGACTTTTCCGTTTGGTATTCAAGAAATTTCATGCCGAAAGAAGAGGACTTTAAACTTAGCAGTTTTCTTCCTTCTTCACGAAACTTTTCGTTTAGAAAAGAACTCTGGGAAAAGGTCGATGGCTATCCATTAGGTTCTTTCGCTGGTGAAGATACAAAGTTTGTTCTTGATATTCTTAAGTTAGGAGTAGATATCAAAATGACAGATGCCTTGGTCCTATGGGAATGTCCCCGTGATATTGAAGAGGCGCGAGTAAAGCATTTCAACTATGCACTTGGTGACGGTTTTCATAAACAGTATTACGGCAAGTATTTTTTTTCCACTTTAAAGTTACCGTTGATATATATTCTAAGTATGTTTTGTAAAGGATATCGTGTAAAAAGAAAGCTGTCCTCTAAAATTGTTTTGGGGTTCTGGTGCGGCGTTTTTGAGAGGATTAACCGATGATTAAGGTTAAGTTATTTTCTGATTATCCATATTCTGTCGCTTTTGGTGGTAAAGAGGTGCAGTCTATTCAGTATCTTAACTCTCTTTCAAGTTCCATCGACGTTTCATTTTTAGACTATTACAAAAAGGACGATTTGAAAGAAGTTGATATATTACATTTGTTCGGACATTCTTCCTCATATTTAAACTTAATAAAGCATGTAAAAAGTAAATATCCAAAGATCAAAATAGTAGTTAGCCCTACTTTTTTTACAGAAAAGTGTTTTTCATATCGTATTGCTTCCCTTATTGGTAAAAAGCTCCCATTTTCTAACCTATTCAGAGACTTAAATAAAATAAGTTCTTTGGCTGACAAGGTGATCGTAAATTCAGAGCCTGAAAAAAAACAATTTTGCTCATATTTCTCAGGAAATGCCGATATAGTTAAAGTTTTGTTTAACGGAGTAGAGGATGAGTTTTTATCCAAGGAAAACGTTGATGTAAATTACAAAGATTTCATTCAATCTCTCGATAAGTTTATACTGGCAGTCGGTTTTTTTGATGAAAGGAAAAATACTAATAATCTAATAAAATCTTTTTTAAAATCTCAAGCAAGTTTGGACTCAAAATTAGTATTAGTTGGAGAACCAAGGTTTGCTGAGCTTGCTAACAAAACTGAGTTTGACGAACTTGTAGCTACGCACAAAGATAAAGTGATTCTTACAGGATTGCTTGATAGAAAGTCTTCACTACTGTCATGGCTTTACCGACACTCGGAGTTTCACATCCTTCCAAGTAAACTTGAAACGCCAGGGATTTCTAACATTGAAGCTTTAATGTATGGGAAGAATATAATTGTCGGTGATTGCGGACCTGTACGTTCATACTTTGCTAATATGGCGACTTACTGCGATTCCAATAGCGTAGAGTCTATCACTTCATCAATAGACAAGTTACTCCATAAGAAAGAGCATTCTGATGAAGTATTAAAAAAATACGCGAAGGATAACTTTTCCATGAACTCAATATCAAGAGAATTACTACGCGTTTACTTACAATTAGCTCGAGGTTTTAATGAATAATAAAAAAAAAGCACTTTTTATTACAGACGAAGACTTAAGCTTGAATACTGGAGGGGTTATTTATGTTCGACAAGTAATTCATGCTCTCTCCGACTGTTTTTACAATGTTAAAGTGTTTTCTGTTAATTCTGAATATCAAGAATATTCTATTAAAAGAACTCTTGTGAGAGATATAACTTCTCGTTTAATTTTCCATCCATCAGTCAGTGTCTTCTCTGTTTTTAAAGTTTTACGCTGTTTGTCTGATGTTAATGAGGTATATTTTCATTCGGGTAAGCATTGGTTTCTATTGTTGCTAATTAATTTATTTTATAAAAATATAAAAGTAACCTGTATTTCTGATAATATAGAATTTGATCTCTTTTCTATTAATGAACGTTCTTCATTTGCTCGTCGTGCCGTTAATCTTGTTGAAAAGGGCATTAGGTTTGTCTCTGAATCATTATCTTATCGATTGTCAGATAAAGTAACTTTTATAACAAATGATGATTTTGGACGAGCTTGTGAAATTTACAGGTTAAATCGAGAAAGAAATATACTCCCAATCTCTGTCCCTTTAAGAAATAACCTATTCTCAAAAAAAACTTTTGAAACAGGATTGTTTACGGGCTCTTTTGCCTTTAAACCGAATTATGAAGCTTTATCTATCTTACTTAAACAGTATTTAAATCTGAAAAAGTTTGGTGTCAAAGTGATAGTGTCTGGATATAAATTGAGTGATGTGGTTTCTAAAAATCAAATGAAAGAATATGCAGATGTATTCATCTTTGTTTGTTCTCCAGATAAAGAAAAAATGAATGAAATTTTTCAGGATTCAGATTTTTTTATATCCCCCGTTATATCTGGTAGCGGAATGAAAACTAAGGTTGCAGAGAGCTTAAGTTACGGCCTTCCTGTTTTGGGAACTACGCATAGCTTTATAGGGTATAGTAAGGCTCTCGAAACCAATAGTAGATGGTTGCGTTTTTTAGGGGACGGCTGTGAGAATCTAGTAGAAGAAATTGTTTATTTTAGAAATAATAATTATACATTTAAAGATTTTAAGGAATTAAGGGAAATCCAAGAAAATGAATATTCTTTTAATTCTATTAAAGATAACTTAGTAGGTGGTTTATAGTGAAAGTCCTTCAATTGGCGAAGTATTTCCCTCCTTTTTATGGTGGCATTGAAACTATTACATATGATCTTTATAAACATACGAACGAGTCAATGGAAAATATTGATATGGATGTCATTTATTGTAAGAAAGATATTGACAATGGTAGTGTTTTTTCAAGTTTGGGCGGAAGTTTATTTTCTAGTAACATTCTATTCACTATTTTGTCTACTCCTTTTTCAAAAGAATATTTGGAACACTGGATTGAAGTAAGAAACGACTACGATATAGTTCATGTTCATTTTCCAAATCCGATGGCTGCGTTTTGTTTGTTTTTTTTTCCAACTAAAGCAAAGGTAATTATTCATTGGCATAGTGATATATTCAAACAAAAAATTGCAAAAAAATTTTATAACGTTATTCAGAGTTCGGTACTAAAAAAATCTGACATGGTCGTTGCCACATCTCAAAAATATTTGGATAGCTCTCTTGATTTAAAAGGTTTCTATTCAAAATGCGGTGTTATACCCATTGGAGTTAAACGTTTACCACCTCTTCCGAAAGATGTTATTCATAAATATAGATTGGAAAACGATTTTGACGGTAAAAAAATAATATTTTCTCTTGGTAGGTTAACTTATTACAAGGGTTTTGATTTTCTCATTGAAGCCGCTCGATACTTGCCAGATGATTATTTGATCTTAATTGGCGGTGAAGGTGAGCTTAAGCAAAGCTTGATTGATAAGATTGAATCTGTTGGTGTTTCTAATAGAGTAAAGCTTCTTGGGAGACTAACGGATGAAGAGCTTAATGTATACTTCAACATATCTGACGTTTTTTGTTTGCCTTCAGTACATCGCTCTGAGGCCTTCGGCTTGGTTCAAGCAGAAGCAATGAGTCTCGGGAAACCCGTAGTTTCAACTGATATTGTTGGTTCTGGTGTTAGTTGGGTTAATAAACATGGATACTCTGGCATTGTTGTTCCACCTCAAAATTCACAACTCCTTGCTAAAGGTTTCTTAGACATTTTCGACAATTACAACATGTTTTCATTTGAAGCGAAAAAGCGTTATGAAAACCATTTTACGGTTGATAAAATGCTTTCTTCCTTTGAAGCACTATATTTTGAGTTAAAAAACAATGAATAATTCAATTCTTCCTATTATTATGGCCGGCGGATCTGGGTCGCGTCTATGGCCTATGTCTCGTACTCAACATCCTAAGCAGTTTCTACCACTCATAAATAATACCTCCATGTTACAAGATACAATCAGTCGTTTAGAAGGGTTAACTCATCTTCCTGTATCTTTAATATGTAATGAGGAGCATCGTTTTTTAGCTGCAGAGCAACTGCGCTCTCATAGCTTTGAACATTCAGGTATTATTTTGGAGCCATTTGGAAGAAATACCGCTCCGGCAGTAGCTTTGGCTGCATTTAGAGCCATCGAAGGAGATCAAGACCCTGTACTTCTAGTTTTGGCTGCAGACCATCTTATCAAACATGACAACATCTTTCGCGCAACGGTAGATAAGGCAATCCCTTTAGCTGAAGCAGGTAAGCTTGTCACATTTGGTATTGTTCCCTCTAACCCGGAAACAGGTTATGGTTACATCCGTAGGGGTAACAAATTACCTGGGCATGATGCGTATTCGGTTGACGCGTTTGTAGAGAAGCCTGAGCTATCTGTTGCAAAACAGTATCTAAACGATGGTTGTTACTACTGGAATAGTGGAATGTTTATGTTCAAGGCTTCTCGTTATTTGGAGGAGCTTGAGAAGTTTCGTCCAGATATCCTAGATGCAGTAAAGAGCGCATATTCAGGTGCCTATAACGATCTAGACTTTATTCGTCTTGATGAAGAAGCATTTAAGAAGTGTCCCGATGAGTCCATTGATTATGCAGTTATGGAAAGAACAAGTGATGCTATTGTATGTCCCTTGGATGCAGGATGGAGTGATGTTGGTGCTTGGTCATCTTTGTGGGAAGTTAGTGAACAAGATGAGCAACGCAATGTGATTCGTGGAGATGTATTGGTTGACGACTCACAACGTTGCTATATTAATTCTTCCAGCCGACTAGTTGCGGCAGTAGGTGTTAAGGATTTAGTTATTGTTGATACCAAAGATGCTGTATTAGTAGCTCATCGAGATAAAGTGCAAGATGTTAAGAACATTGTATCTAATTTAAAAGCTGAAGGTCGCACTGAGTTCCAACATCATCGTGATGTGTATCGCCCTTGGGGAATGCATGATCATGTTGCGGATGGAGAGCGTTATCATGTTAAGAAAGTAGTTGTAAAGCCAGGAGGTAAGACAGCGACTCAGATTCATCATCACCGAGCTGAACACTGGGTTGTGGTATCAGGGACAGCAAGGGTATATAACGGGAATGATCATTATTTAGTTATCGAGAACGAGTCTACGTTTATTCCTGTTGGAGCGCCTCATTCATTTGAAAATCCAGGAGTTGTTCCTCTTGAATTGATAGAGGTTCGTACAGGTTCATATTTACAAGAAGATGATGTTGTTAGAGTGGACGAAGGTGGTGAGGGGTACTGATATGGCTGACTTAGTATGTGTAAGTTCAAAAGTAATAAAGGACTCCGGTATTCAATTTGGTACCAGTGGTGCGCGTGGTTTAGTTGAACAGTTTACATCAGATGTTTGTGTTGCCTTCGCTTATGCTTTTATTGAGGTAATAAAAAAAGAGTTTGATTTTGACTCTGTAGCAGTAGCTATAGATAATCGACCAAGTAGTCCTGAGATGGCAGGCCATATAATTAACGCTATTAAATCAATGGGCTATGGTGATATTTATTATGGTGTAGTGCCGACGCCTGCTCTTGCTTATACTGCAATGCAGGATAACATTCCATGTATTATGATCACAGGTAGTCATATTCCTTTTGATCGCAATGGTATTAAGTTTTACCGCCCAGATGGTGAAATTACTAAATCCGACGAAAAAGCTATTTTGAATGCAGAAGTTGAATTTTCCCCAGTGGTTGAACTGCCAGAGTTGGAAACAAGCGCATTTGCTGCCCAAGAATATACTCAACGCTATACGTCTTTATTTGAGGCAAACATGTTGTTAGGTAAGCGCATTGGCATTTATGAGCACTCCAGTGCGGGCCGTGATATTTACGCCGGCTTGTTTAAGTCACTGGGCGCAGAGGTGACTTCTCTTGAACGCACCAATGAATTTGTACCAATCGATACTGAAGCTGTCGCAGAGGTGGATAAGGCTAAAGCAAGAGTATGGTCAAAAGAGCATAACCTCGATTTCATCTTCTCTACAGATGGTGATGGTGACCGTCCACTCGTCGCTGATGAGAATGGTGAGTGGCTACGTGGTGATATTTTAGGGTTGTTGTGCGCTCAAGAGATGGGTATTGACGCTTTGGCAATTCCAGTGAGTTGCAATACGATTATTGAACAATCGAGCGCATTTAAAATGGTATCCAAAACCCAAATTGGTTCGCCGTATGTGATTGCTGAATTTGAGGCTTTGTCTGACAACTTTACTCGTATTGCTGGCTTTGAAGCGAACGGTGGTTTCTTGTTAGGCAGTGATGTTGAAGTCAACGGTCAAATATTAAAAGCATTGCCCACACGTGATGCCGTATTGCCAGCACTGATGCTGTTATCAGCGGCTAAAACTACTTCGATAGCAAAGTTGGTGAACGATTTACCACCGAGATTCAGTCACAGTGACCGTATTCAAAGTTTTGCGACAGAAAAAAGTGTCGCTATTTTGGCTTACGGCACACGTGCTCCCCAATCATTGTTAAGTAATTTGGGTTTTGATGAAACTATTGAAAAAGTAGATACCACCGATGGCCTAAGAATGACGTTATCCAGTGGCGTTATCGTACACCTTCGCCCTTCTGGTAATGCACCAGAGCTTCGCTGTTATGCGGAAGCTGATTCATTGGAAGAGGCGAGTGCGGTGGTTGAATCTGTACTTAGTAAAGTGCAAGACATAACGATTCCAGCTCAATAGAACGAATATCGATACGGTTTCTACCTTTATGATTTATAAACTGAACAACGTCATACAAAACTACGCTTGGGGCAGTTACACCTCACTGAGTTCATTGTTTGGGTTTGAGAACCTGAACAATGAACCTCAAGCCGAGTTATGGATGGGGGCACATCCCAATGGGTGCTCAAAGCTCGCTGAGCTAGATATTACGCTAGCTGAATACATTAAAGAAAATAGTAAGAGCGTATTGGGTGACTATACGGCTAACCGTTATGGGCAACTGCCTTACCTGTTTAAGGTGTTGGCTGCACGTACCCCTTTATCCATCCAAGTACATCCTAATAAGCGCAATTCTGAAATCGGTTTTGAACGAGAGAACGCTCAGGGTATTGCGTTATCTGCAGGTAACCGTAACTACAAAGACTTGAATCACAAGCCTGAGTTGGTGTATGCCGTTACCGTCTATAAGGCGATGAATGGCTTTAGACCTATTATGGATATTATTGCTTTGTTTGATGAGGTGAACATTGAAGTACTGAGCGATGATGTGGCAGCATTAAAACAAGCACCAGACTCACAAGGTTTAAAGGCATTATTTACCAACGTGCTTACCTTAGCAGATGATAAAAAAGACGCTGTACTAGAACAGTTAAGCCGTCATTACGATAGGACTGATTTATCGACAAATGCATTACAAGCGCTAGAGTACAGCCAAAATTTTGCCAATCAGTACCCTGGGGATAATGGGGTCTTAGCGCCTTTACTGCTAAATATTGTCGAGTTACAACCGGGTGAGGCAATGTTCTTACACGCCGAAACGCCCCACGCCTATGTGCAGGGCACTGCGCTAGAAATCATGGCGAGTTCAGACAATGTATTAAGAGCAGGATTGACGCCTAAGCATATCGATGTAGAGCAGTTGATAGAGAATACAGTTTTCGCTTCCATGGAACCGGAACAGCTTAGACTTAAGCCAATTAATCGAGAAGGTTATATTCACTTCCCTATACCGGTTGATGATTTTGGGTTCGACATTTTCAATGTTACTCAGGAGCCGCAAACCATCTTTACGCGCAGTGCAGAAATATTAATGTGCATCGCCGGAGATGCGACGGTTGAGAGCGATACTCAATCGATTCATTTAAATAAAGGTGAGTCTCTCTTTGTGTCTTGTGATAGTCCTCAGTACCAATTAAAAGGTACGGGACAAATAGCACGTGTATACAACTAGGCTTTATCAATGTTATAGGGATGTATTGTGCTTTTAGGACTGGATATTGGCGGAACAAAAATTGAAGGCGTTATTGTATCTCGTAATAGCAATGAGATTCTTCATCGAATTAGAAAACCGACGTTAAAGAATACCTATCACGATTTTTTTCAATCGGTTGCATCTGTAGTCGATGAATTAATGAGCTTGGAAGATGTTGAGTCTATTGGTATTGGGTGCCCAGGGTCCATCAATAAAGTTACTGGGCTAGTTCAAAGAGCAAATATTCTCTGTTTAAACGGAAAGGATTTTTTATCGGACCTAAAGTTAAGCTATCCAACGGTGCCTATTGCGCTAACTAATGATGCAAACTGTCTAGCGATTTCTGAATTTGAAACTGGAGCTGCTCAATTTGCAAAGAACTCTTGCTTGGCCGTTATTTTAGGGACTGGCTGTGGAGGCGGAATTATCATCAATGGCTGCATTGTTGATGGGCAACATGGCTTAGGAGGGGAAATCGGTCACAATCCGTTGCCGCACTTTTCTGAGTTTAAAGATGGAGCGAATACGAAATGTTATTGCGGTGCAAGTAACTGCAATGAACTTTTTGTGTCTGGCTCAGGGTTTGAGAGAACTTGGGCACTTAAACATCACCCTTTGAGCGCGGTTAAAATTTTCCAAAAAGCTGAGCTAGGTGATAAGACGTGTATCGAACACATCGATTTATACTGTGACCAATTAGCACGTCTATTAGCCTCAATAGTTAATATTATTGATCCAGAGGTCATCGTACTCGGAGGTGGCATGTCTAACCAAGATTTAGTCTATCGATTAGTACAGAAAAAAATGACTCAATATACCTTTAGTAAGTCAGTAACGACGCCTGTTGTCAAAGCGAAGCATGGCGATTCTAGCGGAGTACTAGGTGCTGTTTTTTTACCGTTATTAAAATAAGCATTGGAAAGAACTAAAAAAGCGTAGCTCCCAATATTAGTCCTCGAAAGGGAACTGTCTCACCCCATTGGGGCGTGATCCTTGTGATCCTTTTTTCTTCATTAATACAGTAGCCTAAAAAAAACTGTCTCAGGGCTGAGCCGCTTTTGAGACAGTTTTTGTGCCGGATATTATCCCCAATAGGTTGAAAACCAGGAACGATTGGGGGAAGATTTTACGGGATATGCTCATTGCTAAATGAGACAGCAGCCTAAGAAGCTAAAGGCTCATATCAAATTTATTTGTGGGTGAGCTTGGTTGTGAAACTCTCTTACCCATGCTACTCATTGTTTCTCTCACATAGTTCCAATACTCAGGTAGTTGCGCCGTTGGTACGTTAGATGAGTTAGAAACCTTTGCCTCTCATACCAACCGGTCATGGGTGAATAACAAAGCTAAAGTGGCGAACTACTTTCGTTAGCGCTCACATTTTGTTATTTGCACAACTTCAACGCTCTATGTACAATAAACATACTGTTTATAATTACAGTCTCTTCTAATGAAGTGTGGCACGGGAGCGCAATCAATGACCTATCTCACAGACAAGTATCTTAACCCTTTTACCGACTTTGGTTTTAAAAAACTATTTGGTACAGAGGCGAATAAAACCATCTTGATGGACTTCTTAAACACTTTACTTGAAGGTGAAGAGTCGACAATTGTTGACTTAACGTTTATTTCGAACGAGCAGTTAGGCAAGCAGATTATTGATCGTCGAGCGATATTTGATATCTACTGTGAGAATGAAAAAAGGGGAAAAATTCATTGTTGAGCTGCAAAAATCAAAACAGAATTTTTTTAAAGATCGTAGTGTCTTCTACTCCTCTTTTCCTATCCAAGAGCAAGCTCAAAAGGGCAACTGGAACTTTGAACTGAAAGCGATTTACACCATCGCGATCCTAGACTTTGTGTTTGAAGAAGACAAAGCAGAGCAAGATAAGTACTTCTACAAGGTGAAGCTTTCAGATGTAGAGACTCATAAGGTCTTCTACGACAAATTGACGTATATTTACCTTGAAATGCCAAAGTTTACTAAGCAACTTGATGAGTTAGAGAGTCACTTCGAGCGTTGGATGTATGTATTCAAAAACCTAGACTCGCTTGAGAGTTATCCAGAATCTTTGTCTGAGGGGGTTTTTAAGTCGCTATTTGAAGAAGCTGAATTAGCCCAACTACCACCAGAGAGACAAAG from Vibrio artabrorum includes these protein-coding regions:
- a CDS encoding glycosyltransferase, producing MFSLICTVYNEQENIESFLDSYLNQSLKADEFIIVDGGSTDDTVKILERFSNTYAKLNIRIIVDSLCNKKHSSAPISRGRNVAIKNTRHEIIVTTDAGCTLDPFWFETLIKPYLEKESNILCTGGVYESITTTDFSVWYSRNFMPKEEDFKLSSFLPSSRNFSFRKELWEKVDGYPLGSFAGEDTKFVLDILKLGVDIKMTDALVLWECPRDIEEARVKHFNYALGDGFHKQYYGKYFFSTLKLPLIYILSMFCKGYRVKRKLSSKIVLGFWCGVFERINR
- a CDS encoding glycosyltransferase; its protein translation is MNNKKKALFITDEDLSLNTGGVIYVRQVIHALSDCFYNVKVFSVNSEYQEYSIKRTLVRDITSRLIFHPSVSVFSVFKVLRCLSDVNEVYFHSGKHWFLLLLINLFYKNIKVTCISDNIEFDLFSINERSSFARRAVNLVEKGIRFVSESLSYRLSDKVTFITNDDFGRACEIYRLNRERNILPISVPLRNNLFSKKTFETGLFTGSFAFKPNYEALSILLKQYLNLKKFGVKVIVSGYKLSDVVSKNQMKEYADVFIFVCSPDKEKMNEIFQDSDFFISPVISGSGMKTKVAESLSYGLPVLGTTHSFIGYSKALETNSRWLRFLGDGCENLVEEIVYFRNNNYTFKDFKELREIQENEYSFNSIKDNLVGGL
- a CDS encoding lipopolysaccharide biosynthesis protein — its product is MNKSFFVSFGVVTLTLVIEKLTGLIFTPFLSKVLDKSEFGQLATAYTLASFVLLFVINGQNSALFRELSLWNKSFKFDYLEFKVYKLCFLSLFIVNTLAFANYFLSYSSEYLNVDELILLTAIVSVTFGFLYQIKTSLWVIEGKHLKIMLIACFRFLLIMSSFFLIYNFNDALFARQISEILFNVFFVTCVIYSFYRKKIYRNPSLNKSELNEITKGCFSYGWVIQFSQIGFWVISSSDRLIISAYLGAGEVADYTIMMYLLVFSFVIGSFNTVLSSHYNKCFLQGLDYDKLILLSITLGAVLYLPFRYIIDLNSLRLVTLYSSLEYKDVSKNIVLVVDVLFLYFLYICVSRGLHASKSSSKILYLTIVGALFNFLINIFFVEQYGYIIGAYSSMISYVLMIFGALLFNYKLGIDQRLSLSACLISLFMFGLSNLI
- a CDS encoding mannose-1-phosphate guanylyltransferase/mannose-6-phosphate isomerase — encoded protein: MNNSILPIIMAGGSGSRLWPMSRTQHPKQFLPLINNTSMLQDTISRLEGLTHLPVSLICNEEHRFLAAEQLRSHSFEHSGIILEPFGRNTAPAVALAAFRAIEGDQDPVLLVLAADHLIKHDNIFRATVDKAIPLAEAGKLVTFGIVPSNPETGYGYIRRGNKLPGHDAYSVDAFVEKPELSVAKQYLNDGCYYWNSGMFMFKASRYLEELEKFRPDILDAVKSAYSGAYNDLDFIRLDEEAFKKCPDESIDYAVMERTSDAIVCPLDAGWSDVGAWSSLWEVSEQDEQRNVIRGDVLVDDSQRCYINSSSRLVAAVGVKDLVIVDTKDAVLVAHRDKVQDVKNIVSNLKAEGRTEFQHHRDVYRPWGMHDHVADGERYHVKKVVVKPGGKTATQIHHHRAEHWVVVSGTARVYNGNDHYLVIENESTFIPVGAPHSFENPGVVPLELIEVRTGSYLQEDDVVRVDEGGEGY
- a CDS encoding glycosyltransferase family 4 protein, with the translated sequence MKKITFVCARFHPDVGGVEKHVLELSRQFTLDGYKVTVITVTKNENARRNENYEGINIIRILAGRDGIINRLYVNFEFLRLIKVIIKSDYVHFHDYFTIWGWNLLSVLMAKAIFKKKIYVTFHGWEGTFPPRKSVIFKRKIINEFCDGSISIGHFIEKWYSTTSDVVSYGATSFTCLEHKKKSYPLEKNDVIKLLFIGRLEPDTGIREYLEQISNIRDTNVIVDICGDGSLRDEVLEFISKSGKKRVINYHGFVKDIESYIDNCDFVLTSGYLGILESFARKKLVISVYDNELKHDYLRMIPNSQSMLYICNAKKTLNNALFLNQLEKQKMIETAYEFSSNHSWDSMRKNYLELWER
- a CDS encoding glycosyltransferase family 4 protein, producing MIKVKLFSDYPYSVAFGGKEVQSIQYLNSLSSSIDVSFLDYYKKDDLKEVDILHLFGHSSSYLNLIKHVKSKYPKIKIVVSPTFFTEKCFSYRIASLIGKKLPFSNLFRDLNKISSLADKVIVNSEPEKKQFCSYFSGNADIVKVLFNGVEDEFLSKENVDVNYKDFIQSLDKFILAVGFFDERKNTNNLIKSFLKSQASLDSKLVLVGEPRFAELANKTEFDELVATHKDKVILTGLLDRKSSLLSWLYRHSEFHILPSKLETPGISNIEALMYGKNIIVGDCGPVRSYFANMATYCDSNSVESITSSIDKLLHKKEHSDEVLKKYAKDNFSMNSISRELLRVYLQLARGFNE
- a CDS encoding glycosyltransferase; its protein translation is MKVLQLAKYFPPFYGGIETITYDLYKHTNESMENIDMDVIYCKKDIDNGSVFSSLGGSLFSSNILFTILSTPFSKEYLEHWIEVRNDYDIVHVHFPNPMAAFCLFFFPTKAKVIIHWHSDIFKQKIAKKFYNVIQSSVLKKSDMVVATSQKYLDSSLDLKGFYSKCGVIPIGVKRLPPLPKDVIHKYRLENDFDGKKIIFSLGRLTYYKGFDFLIEAARYLPDDYLILIGGEGELKQSLIDKIESVGVSNRVKLLGRLTDEELNVYFNISDVFCLPSVHRSEAFGLVQAEAMSLGKPVVSTDIVGSGVSWVNKHGYSGIVVPPQNSQLLAKGFLDIFDNYNMFSFEAKKRYENHFTVDKMLSSFEALYFELKNNE